The genomic region CGTGATCAAGGTGACGGCGATCGTCGTCTTCCTGGTCACCGGCATCGGGCTCGTCATCGCGGCCGCGGACATCGGCGGCACCACGGCGTCGGTCACCAACACCGTGAGCCACGGCGGCCTCTTCCCGGCCGGCTTCGGCGTCGCGCTGATGACCCTGCAGGCCGTGATCTTCGCGTACTCGGCCATCGAGCTCGTCGGCATCGCCGCCGGCGAGACCAAGGACCCCGAGAAGATCATGCCGCGCGCCATCAACGGCGTGGTCTACCGCATCGCGATCTTCTACGTCGGCTCCGTGCTGCTGCTGACGATGCTGCTGCCGTGGGACCACTACACCGGCACCGAGTCGCCGTTCGTGACCGTGTTCTCCGCGCTGGGCATCCCGGCGGTCGGCGACATCATGAACGCCGTGGTGCTCACCGCCGCGCTCTCTTCGTGCAACTCGGGCCTGTACTCCACCGGCCGCATCCTGCGGTCGCTGGCGCAGAAGGGCGAGGCCCCGTCGTTCACCGGCCGGATGAACTCCCGGCACGTGCCCTACGGCGGCATCCTGTTCACCGGTGTCGCGTACCTGTTCGGCGTGGTGCTCAACTACACCGTCCCGAAGGACGCGTTCGACATCGCGATCGCCGTCGCGTCACTGGGTGTCGTGTCGACGTGGGCGACGTTGATCATCTGCCAGATGAAGCTGCGGCAGAAGGCGGTGCGCGGTGAGATCGAACGGCCGTCGTACCGGATGCCGGGCGCGCCGTACACGTCGTGGCTGACGCTGGCGTTCCTCGCGCTGGTGGTCGGGCAGATGGCGTTCTCGTCCGGGCACGCCGAGCGGATCGCGTTCTGGTCGATCCCCGGCCTCGCGCTGGTGCTGTTCCTGGGGTGGCGCTTCGTGAAGTCGCGGCAGCCGCAGCAGGAGCTCACCACCGTCGACTGACCGCTCAGGGGACGGGCAGGTGCGCTGCGGTGACCGGGGAGACGACGGCCCAGCCGAGCTTCTCGTACAGCGCCCGCCCGTCCTCGGTGGCCACGAGCACGGCGCGCGTGGCACCACCGGCCGCCGCCGCTCGCGTCAGCTCGGACATGACGACGCGGCCGAGACCCCGCCTGCGATGTGCCGGGTCGGTCTCCACCACGTCGACGACGGCGGCGCTCCCGCACACCGCGACCCGTCCCTTCGCCGCGAGGTGGTCGTTGTTCAGCACCACGGCGTCGTGCACGTCGCCGGTGCTGCGCAGTTCCGCGGTGTAGGTGGCCGGCGGCGGGACGGGCGGGTGCGGGTGCAGGTCGATGGTCATCAGGTACTCGGGTGCGCCGACCGTCCACGCGGGGGTCAGCTGGACCTGGTCAGGTGAACCGCAGACCTTGAGCCACGTGCCCGGTTCGGTCAGGGTCGCGGCGCGTGGTCCGGCCGCCGCCGGGTCGGGCAGGACGTAGCGCACGCGGTGGGCGGGCAGGCCGACGTCGACGCGGTAGCCGTCGGGCTCCTCGACCGGGGCGGGGGTGCCGCGGGACAGCGCCCAGCCTCGCACCCAGTCGGCGACGGTCCGCGTACGCAGTTCGATCATGCACCAATCCT from Lentzea guizhouensis harbors:
- a CDS encoding amino acid permease; protein product: MIAIGGAIGVGLFLGAGGRLATAGPSLILSYAVCGIAAFFVMRALGELVLHRPVSGSFVEYAREFIGPWAGFTSGWMYWVNWAMTGIAEITAVAIYMHKWFPDLPQWITALVALVVLVAINMLSVKLFGELEFWFSVIKVTAIVVFLVTGIGLVIAAADIGGTTASVTNTVSHGGLFPAGFGVALMTLQAVIFAYSAIELVGIAAGETKDPEKIMPRAINGVVYRIAIFYVGSVLLLTMLLPWDHYTGTESPFVTVFSALGIPAVGDIMNAVVLTAALSSCNSGLYSTGRILRSLAQKGEAPSFTGRMNSRHVPYGGILFTGVAYLFGVVLNYTVPKDAFDIAIAVASLGVVSTWATLIICQMKLRQKAVRGEIERPSYRMPGAPYTSWLTLAFLALVVGQMAFSSGHAERIAFWSIPGLALVLFLGWRFVKSRQPQQELTTVD
- a CDS encoding GNAT family N-acetyltransferase, yielding MIELRTRTVADWVRGWALSRGTPAPVEEPDGYRVDVGLPAHRVRYVLPDPAAAGPRAATLTEPGTWLKVCGSPDQVQLTPAWTVGAPEYLMTIDLHPHPPVPPPATYTAELRSTGDVHDAVVLNNDHLAAKGRVAVCGSAAVVDVVETDPAHRRRGLGRVVMSELTRAAAAGGATRAVLVATEDGRALYEKLGWAVVSPVTAAHLPVP